One window of Jannaschia sp. CCS1 genomic DNA carries:
- a CDS encoding class I SAM-dependent methyltransferase, with translation MGMEYDDAAAERLEAVYLGPDVVSQRDNTLQRISVQEGERVLDIGSGPGFLAAQIADQSGPDGEVVGIDISEQMVDRATQRSEHSWLSYRCADATELPFEDSYFDVVVSTQVAEYVPDIAKFCSEVFRVLKPGGRALILATDWEGVCWHSEYPGRMDKVLKAFAPHCADSKLPRTLGARLRNAGLIVNEVSYFSIINTDRYDGCYGEMVVPFIVAYVNGQKTVPDDELQAWAEEQASLNARGDHFFSTGRFSFSVRKPSET, from the coding sequence ATGGGTATGGAATACGACGACGCCGCAGCGGAGCGATTGGAGGCGGTGTACCTTGGTCCGGACGTAGTTTCTCAAAGAGATAACACCCTTCAAAGGATTTCGGTTCAAGAGGGCGAGCGGGTCTTGGATATTGGAAGCGGCCCCGGCTTTCTCGCGGCTCAAATAGCGGATCAATCAGGACCCGATGGTGAAGTTGTAGGCATCGATATTTCGGAGCAGATGGTAGACCGCGCAACGCAGCGAAGCGAGCATAGCTGGCTAAGTTATCGTTGCGCAGATGCGACCGAACTCCCGTTTGAAGACAGTTACTTCGATGTGGTCGTTAGCACCCAAGTTGCTGAATACGTGCCTGATATAGCGAAGTTTTGCAGCGAGGTTTTTCGTGTTCTCAAACCCGGCGGACGTGCGCTGATCCTTGCGACAGACTGGGAAGGTGTCTGTTGGCACAGTGAATATCCGGGTCGAATGGACAAGGTGCTCAAGGCTTTTGCACCACATTGCGCCGACAGCAAACTTCCGCGAACGCTTGGCGCGCGCCTTCGAAACGCGGGTTTGATCGTCAATGAGGTGAGCTATTTCTCCATCATTAATACTGACAGGTACGATGGTTGCTATGGCGAAATGGTGGTGCCCTTCATTGTGGCCTACGTGAACGGGCAAAAAACGGTTCCGGACGATGAGCTGCAGGCTTGGGCAGAGGAGCAAGCGTCACTCAATGCAAGAGGAGACCACTTCTTCTCGACTGGTCGGTTTAGTTTCTCTGTCAGGAAACCTTCCGAAACCTGA
- a CDS encoding lysozyme inhibitor LprI family protein: MNSALIIARRTLGAIVLATAAGAAHAQSDSAGEPAWVYGGAPEGVRLAWLDETATEVLSIGCASEQGGSRVNADMTLGPAIAPSANPILFQTSEQSLVFRPPQFFNGERGPLRIQFPRRFMANLRQVGEDAQLTLATDQAQDLQIDLAPAIPLIERLVGHCQRGAGDGLPSFVCTNAATATDGAVCRDPEASTLDRTVADTYFAASSALSGNERILAHGQNENWHAGRLTCEQDLACIAAQAEAFLASLEAIAPSSAPTSMPENPAFAAWRTNPDLARAEAATHGVDNAILLDIRGNTAFLASRSVTSGTWIAIHAVDAQTVVPEGPDRSTIIAELTRNAGLQFPEISLFHVRLGHPLPDGLGGRGTFGTAVVQENFRPSIAGNHSANRRLSWSPGYADAPRSWADAEAELLGREAANEAARQEALAAAAIARQAAQDAARASASEIIDSGQVYLSPGFWTDFYDPSVIRSIFHGTATYSPEAPALIRSTAGYVMAYSARCSSYLPADAVVFTDVETTRILNGFGVQLHASENIRQLSVHPRLAGVMAQHRRSESGGGGLQQGLVLADGVFSGRISLGDAINQVAGFAIDAQRLVTSFPCDSAPVRQLFENLVALTGDTPTLARTGIGVEGAAAYSDPVPGAAPFIRVSDACMYWAIDATLSAPFCRCLENRLVAPEREVALSDFASFMRDFGLEGSQADTPGARRQLACIRETAR, encoded by the coding sequence ATGAATTCAGCGCTCATAATCGCCCGGCGCACACTTGGTGCGATCGTCTTGGCGACCGCCGCGGGCGCAGCCCATGCGCAATCTGACTCTGCGGGCGAGCCCGCCTGGGTGTATGGCGGGGCACCTGAGGGCGTACGCTTGGCTTGGCTGGATGAAACTGCCACGGAAGTCCTTTCAATCGGATGCGCCTCCGAGCAAGGGGGCTCGCGCGTAAATGCGGATATGACCCTAGGACCGGCCATCGCGCCGTCCGCCAATCCGATCCTCTTTCAAACTTCGGAACAAAGCCTGGTTTTCCGTCCTCCGCAGTTCTTCAACGGAGAACGCGGCCCGCTTCGGATACAATTCCCACGCCGGTTCATGGCGAACCTCAGACAAGTCGGGGAGGACGCGCAGCTCACCCTTGCGACCGATCAGGCTCAGGACCTGCAGATTGACCTCGCCCCAGCTATCCCGTTGATCGAACGGCTGGTTGGGCATTGCCAGCGCGGGGCGGGTGACGGGTTGCCGTCTTTTGTCTGCACCAATGCGGCCACCGCAACGGATGGGGCGGTCTGTCGGGATCCGGAGGCATCAACTCTGGATCGCACCGTAGCCGACACTTATTTTGCGGCCTCGAGTGCGCTGTCAGGCAATGAAAGAATCCTTGCGCACGGACAAAACGAGAACTGGCACGCTGGCCGCCTGACTTGTGAACAGGACCTCGCATGTATTGCAGCGCAGGCTGAGGCATTTCTCGCCTCCCTTGAGGCTATTGCGCCTTCTTCCGCTCCGACGTCCATGCCCGAAAACCCCGCCTTTGCCGCCTGGCGCACCAACCCCGATCTGGCGCGCGCAGAGGCCGCCACGCACGGGGTCGACAACGCCATCTTGCTCGATATCCGAGGCAATACCGCCTTCCTCGCAAGTAGATCTGTCACGTCGGGCACATGGATAGCCATACACGCCGTAGATGCGCAGACAGTTGTCCCGGAAGGCCCGGACCGATCAACGATTATCGCGGAACTGACGCGCAACGCAGGACTTCAGTTTCCTGAAATATCACTGTTTCACGTGCGTCTGGGGCATCCGCTTCCGGATGGTTTGGGAGGACGCGGCACGTTCGGCACAGCCGTAGTTCAGGAGAATTTTCGACCCTCCATCGCCGGAAACCACTCTGCGAATAGACGACTAAGCTGGAGTCCCGGCTACGCCGATGCGCCGCGCAGTTGGGCGGATGCTGAAGCTGAACTATTGGGGCGCGAAGCGGCCAATGAAGCTGCACGACAAGAGGCTTTGGCTGCAGCAGCCATTGCAAGACAGGCTGCACAAGATGCTGCACGCGCCAGCGCGAGCGAAATCATCGATAGTGGTCAGGTCTACCTTTCGCCGGGTTTCTGGACTGATTTCTACGATCCATCAGTTATTCGTTCGATTTTCCACGGGACTGCGACTTACTCGCCGGAGGCCCCGGCTCTCATCCGCTCTACGGCGGGCTATGTGATGGCGTACAGCGCGCGCTGCAGTTCATATCTTCCCGCCGATGCTGTTGTTTTCACGGACGTCGAGACCACCCGGATCTTGAACGGGTTTGGGGTGCAACTGCATGCTTCGGAAAATATCCGCCAGTTGTCTGTTCACCCGCGTCTGGCCGGTGTGATGGCACAGCACCGCAGGTCAGAGTCTGGCGGGGGAGGCCTACAGCAGGGCTTGGTTCTTGCGGACGGGGTGTTCTCGGGTCGCATATCGTTGGGTGATGCGATCAATCAGGTTGCGGGCTTTGCCATAGATGCACAGCGACTAGTGACAAGCTTCCCATGTGACAGCGCGCCGGTCCGGCAGTTGTTCGAAAATCTGGTCGCGCTGACAGGCGACACACCCACTTTGGCACGAACAGGTATCGGCGTTGAGGGCGCGGCTGCATACAGCGATCCGGTTCCCGGAGCCGCGCCGTTCATCAGGGTCTCCGATGCGTGCATGTACTGGGCGATCGACGCAACGCTCTCCGCGCCGTTCTGCCGATGCCTGGAAAACCGGCTTGTCGCCCCTGAACGGGAGGTGGCTTTGTCCGATTTCGCATCCTTTATGCGAGACTTTGGGCTTGAAGGTTCGCAAGCGGATACGCCCGGCGCGCGCAGACAACTGGCTTGTATCCGAGAAACAGCTCGGTAA
- a CDS encoding YadA C-terminal domain-containing protein, giving the protein MTQLKPRTTVLALIGAVFAASSASADTVINDNLVVIGNACVGQDCVNNYPFAGDLLVMEENNVRIAFGAAGQFRLTANDSANGGPSEFRIDAIQPTAVLTDQSAIAQGGLVALPGATIDGNGNLVVPLDELASNARLTNPNVSGEATVTFTPGQTVVIQAGDFSAFGGPVFDITPNSSLTSLTNPGGISAQVSNNPARLVSFSETGNMVTLGINSEDVAGAMSVGSATNLRQVTGVADAVAADDVINVGQLMRALPSLGFDIADEIRSETSRLNGVSATTAAMSALQPNPRAQAPLSLSLGLGTYEGETAAAMGLLWRMSDTSHMQFSVAGSDQTTPQTAISFRIVW; this is encoded by the coding sequence GTGACCCAGTTAAAACCACGGACCACGGTGCTGGCACTGATCGGAGCGGTCTTCGCGGCAAGTTCCGCAAGCGCAGACACCGTGATCAATGACAACCTCGTCGTCATCGGGAATGCCTGTGTCGGGCAGGATTGCGTCAACAATTATCCCTTCGCGGGCGACCTGTTGGTGATGGAAGAGAATAACGTGCGCATCGCATTCGGTGCCGCCGGACAGTTCCGGTTGACCGCGAACGACAGTGCCAACGGTGGGCCGAGCGAATTCCGGATTGACGCGATCCAGCCGACCGCAGTTCTCACGGACCAGAGTGCGATCGCCCAAGGCGGCCTTGTGGCACTTCCCGGCGCAACAATCGACGGCAATGGCAACCTCGTCGTGCCGCTCGACGAGTTGGCAAGCAACGCTAGACTGACCAATCCGAATGTCTCAGGCGAGGCGACGGTCACCTTCACGCCGGGCCAGACAGTTGTGATACAGGCCGGGGATTTCTCCGCGTTCGGGGGACCAGTTTTTGATATTACCCCCAATTCTTCTTTGACATCGTTGACCAATCCGGGCGGGATCAGCGCCCAGGTGTCGAACAACCCCGCGCGTCTTGTCTCGTTCAGTGAAACCGGAAACATGGTCACGCTCGGGATCAACTCCGAAGATGTGGCAGGCGCGATGTCCGTGGGCAGCGCCACCAACCTGCGGCAGGTCACCGGCGTGGCCGATGCCGTGGCCGCCGATGATGTGATCAACGTCGGCCAATTGATGCGCGCGTTGCCAAGTCTGGGCTTCGACATCGCCGACGAGATCCGGTCCGAGACGTCTCGGCTGAACGGCGTGTCGGCCACCACCGCCGCGATGAGCGCGCTGCAACCCAACCCCCGCGCGCAGGCGCCCTTGTCGCTTTCGCTGGGGCTCGGCACCTACGAGGGAGAGACCGCCGCCGCCATGGGCCTGCTGTGGCGGATGTCGGACACCTCGCACATGCAGTTTTCGGTGGCCGGATCGGATCAGACCACGCCGCAAACCGCCATATCCTTCAGAATAGTCTGGTAG
- a CDS encoding YadA-like family protein produces MKKLSITLSLSLSLSAMSGTLVLADQVINDDLIVTQSACVGPNCFDGMDFGFSTLILDGPNPSILFEDSSLSASFPTTDWRVGVDNATNTFAISNADTGQSVFSVNAAGDAIAIGAGATLTAGTVNVGGLRISNVADGVQATDAVTLGQLNAAVSALPTDFAAIQTANAGNIARLNELSEEINAVGAIGSAMSALQLNPRGTGDHFFSIGLGNYEGTTALAIGSFHFLADDRVFVNTGVSAATNGVGGTAARLGVTFGQ; encoded by the coding sequence ATGAAAAAGCTCTCGATCACCCTGTCACTGAGCCTGTCGCTTTCGGCGATGTCCGGAACGCTGGTTCTCGCCGATCAGGTCATCAACGATGATCTTATTGTCACGCAAAGCGCCTGTGTCGGTCCCAATTGCTTTGACGGGATGGATTTCGGGTTCAGCACCCTCATCCTCGACGGGCCCAACCCCTCGATCCTGTTTGAAGACAGCAGCTTGTCCGCCTCCTTCCCGACCACGGACTGGCGGGTGGGGGTCGACAATGCCACCAACACCTTCGCCATCAGCAATGCGGATACCGGGCAGTCTGTCTTCTCCGTGAACGCCGCCGGGGATGCCATCGCCATCGGTGCCGGTGCGACGCTGACGGCGGGCACCGTCAATGTCGGGGGCCTGCGGATCTCCAACGTGGCCGATGGGGTTCAGGCCACAGACGCCGTCACCCTCGGGCAGTTGAATGCGGCGGTGTCGGCGCTGCCCACGGATTTCGCGGCGATCCAGACCGCGAACGCCGGCAACATCGCGCGCCTCAATGAGCTGTCCGAGGAGATCAATGCCGTAGGTGCCATCGGCTCGGCCATGTCGGCCCTTCAACTCAACCCCCGTGGCACCGGCGATCATTTCTTCTCCATCGGGCTCGGCAACTATGAGGGCACGACCGCGCTGGCGATCGGCAGCTTCCACTTCCTTGCCGATGACCGGGTCTTTGTGAACACCGGCGTGTCGGCGGCCACCAATGGCGTGGGTGGCACGGCGGCGCGGTTGGGCGTGACCTTTGGTCAGTAG
- a CDS encoding invasion associated locus B family protein codes for MPCLLALVLCHIAPAAAQSPDQSTVFGDWERVCSTDGACVFSQANADADTNDIRMRTEISRVSDTQILMSVVVPDSVLLTEGPWLTIDGIYVGELNYVQCPGGCLARILFTDQQFRLVSGGTRGVITVTAGGQRVGLVVSMDGLQDGLASLDDL; via the coding sequence GTGCCGTGCCTTCTGGCGCTGGTCCTCTGTCACATTGCCCCTGCCGCCGCGCAATCGCCGGACCAGTCCACCGTGTTCGGCGATTGGGAGCGGGTTTGCTCCACCGATGGGGCCTGCGTGTTCTCGCAGGCCAACGCCGATGCAGACACCAACGACATCCGCATGCGCACCGAGATTTCCCGGGTGTCGGACACGCAGATCCTGATGTCGGTCGTGGTGCCCGACAGCGTGCTGCTGACCGAGGGGCCGTGGTTGACCATCGATGGCATCTACGTGGGTGAGTTGAACTACGTCCAATGCCCCGGCGGATGCCTGGCCCGCATCCTGTTCACCGACCAGCAGTTCCGGCTTGTGTCCGGCGGCACGCGCGGCGTCATCACGGTGACGGCTGGCGGCCAACGCGTGGGGCTTGTCGTCTCCATGGACGGGCTGCAGGACGGCCTCGCGTCGCTCGACGATCTGTGA
- a CDS encoding glycosyltransferase, translating into MIAIFEPWLKASHRYTSAYLANSQSTGDDLSAFLSKYEIDRSVGVISLAQAPLFRDDEDEAATRKADGAPQSVERVSMPTPQRIRVLQTHPYVLCVGTLEARKNIWKIAQSWQRLANIDGLSLPRLVFAGQPGWMIRDFERMMDATGYLSGWIETVERASDAELDALYKNCLFTIKASYYEGWGLPIGESLAYGKTAVVSQTSSMPEVGGNMVEYCDPNSIDSIVAACRKLIDDPGHRKTLEARISAASLRQWGSVADDLLAALDAHVAETPRSDMQTPVLS; encoded by the coding sequence ATGATCGCAATCTTTGAGCCATGGCTGAAGGCGTCGCACAGATACACTTCGGCCTATCTGGCGAATTCCCAGTCTACCGGGGATGACCTCTCTGCATTCTTGAGTAAGTATGAAATTGACCGGTCGGTGGGCGTTATCTCACTCGCTCAAGCACCGCTGTTCCGTGATGACGAAGACGAGGCCGCAACACGCAAAGCCGATGGAGCGCCACAGTCGGTCGAACGTGTGTCCATGCCAACCCCACAACGCATTCGCGTGCTCCAGACGCACCCCTACGTTCTTTGCGTCGGCACGTTAGAAGCCCGTAAAAACATCTGGAAAATCGCACAAAGTTGGCAACGGCTTGCCAACATCGATGGTCTTTCGCTGCCCAGGCTTGTGTTTGCGGGTCAACCTGGATGGATGATACGTGATTTCGAGCGCATGATGGACGCAACCGGATATCTTTCAGGATGGATTGAAACAGTCGAGAGGGCGAGCGATGCTGAGCTTGATGCCCTTTATAAAAACTGTCTCTTCACGATCAAAGCGAGCTATTACGAGGGTTGGGGTCTGCCAATTGGTGAAAGCCTTGCCTATGGCAAGACCGCCGTTGTCTCGCAGACCAGCTCGATGCCGGAAGTCGGTGGTAATATGGTGGAATACTGCGATCCGAATTCGATCGATAGTATCGTGGCTGCCTGTCGAAAACTGATTGATGATCCGGGTCATCGCAAAACGCTCGAGGCACGGATTTCGGCGGCTTCGCTTCGTCAATGGGGGTCGGTCGCAGATGATCTTCTGGCCGCCCTTGATGCGCATGTCGCAGAGACCCCAAGAAGTGACATGCAGACGCCCGTGTTGTCGTGA
- a CDS encoding BLUF domain-containing protein → MTDGDLLRVVYFSFQNTDIDHDEIDQHVNEILKKSQFNNSRANVTGALIFNAGVFGQILEGPITEVEDTFERIQMDERHRNVTVLDSARTEERFFPRWSMGFVGADRFCSELFGGIGTETEFDISCLSGQQMFETLHALTLQKEISHRAA, encoded by the coding sequence ATGACAGACGGGGACCTTCTTCGCGTTGTGTATTTTAGCTTTCAGAATACCGACATCGATCATGACGAGATAGATCAGCATGTGAACGAGATCCTGAAAAAATCTCAGTTCAACAATAGCCGCGCCAATGTGACCGGTGCCCTCATTTTCAACGCAGGTGTGTTTGGTCAGATCCTGGAAGGCCCGATCACGGAGGTGGAAGACACCTTTGAGCGCATCCAGATGGATGAGAGGCACCGCAACGTCACCGTGCTAGACAGCGCCCGCACGGAGGAACGCTTCTTTCCAAGGTGGTCTATGGGTTTTGTGGGGGCTGACCGCTTCTGTAGCGAGCTGTTTGGTGGGATCGGAACAGAAACTGAATTTGATATCTCGTGCTTGAGTGGCCAGCAAATGTTCGAGACACTTCACGCGCTGACCCTTCAGAAAGAGATCTCACACCGGGCCGCTTGA
- a CDS encoding putative bifunctional diguanylate cyclase/phosphodiesterase: MKAFIILDASDLSQSTFQPNIHISRCNKTPITGRKDALGHHSKKNQSTGPVSIDVPMVGDPAHVLRGLLTAQVGIVCLSDSGDISFVSREFLAAFGQQSLDPGTVIGQPYQAVFDAALEPYDISETRKTALATGLAVSKTQPDVAWSSNPAGGSIGILTGSATELSQSAPMFEPDELTGLGNRKYLKACFEAIAQEDSGAIALFLDLDHFKQVNDTLGHAIGDKLLCKVADRLRKSVREGDIVVRIGGDEFAILLINWDQSAAEDVAARIIKVIGRPFLIEGHQVTIGVSIGMAVRLPNERESEKLLQRADVALYESKRLGRNRFHWFKDAMLIELQQRRDTEIDLRKAVLLGQFGVVFQPQMNFQDQDITGFEALVRWNHPLRGVIAPIEFIEIAEETGLIVEIGTWVLAEACQAAAGWPEDIAVAVNISPVQFEDEGFMVSVQTALQKSKLQPHRLELEITEATLLSNEEAVLARMNELQGLGIKISLDDFGIGYSSLNYLRKYPFDKVKIDQSFVREPFADESSHQIVEAVAHLGSALGMTVLAEGVETHEQMERIRSKGCASIQGYLVGRPIPLDDITSFLTSLPNEIGGRKPLPAIQGDTT; encoded by the coding sequence GTGAAAGCTTTTATCATTTTAGACGCATCGGACCTGAGCCAGAGCACGTTTCAACCAAACATTCATATCTCGCGCTGTAACAAAACACCCATCACAGGGAGGAAAGACGCGTTGGGACATCATTCCAAGAAAAATCAGTCGACTGGTCCGGTGTCCATCGACGTCCCGATGGTCGGTGATCCGGCGCATGTTCTCCGCGGATTGCTCACAGCCCAAGTCGGGATCGTGTGCCTGTCAGACTCGGGTGACATCTCCTTCGTGAGCAGAGAGTTTCTTGCAGCATTTGGCCAGCAATCGCTTGATCCCGGAACTGTCATTGGGCAGCCCTATCAAGCTGTCTTCGACGCAGCGTTGGAACCTTATGACATATCTGAAACACGCAAGACTGCTCTGGCGACCGGATTGGCCGTATCAAAGACACAACCAGATGTCGCCTGGTCCTCAAACCCTGCGGGCGGCAGCATCGGTATCCTGACCGGCTCTGCGACCGAGCTGTCGCAATCTGCGCCCATGTTTGAACCAGATGAACTGACAGGTTTAGGGAACCGAAAGTATCTCAAGGCTTGTTTTGAGGCTATCGCCCAAGAAGATAGTGGCGCGATCGCGCTCTTTCTCGACCTCGATCACTTCAAGCAGGTCAATGATACGCTCGGTCATGCCATTGGAGACAAACTGCTTTGCAAAGTTGCGGACCGGCTCCGAAAATCCGTGCGGGAAGGCGACATAGTTGTGCGGATCGGCGGGGATGAGTTCGCGATTTTGCTGATTAATTGGGATCAGTCCGCGGCCGAAGACGTAGCGGCACGCATTATCAAGGTGATCGGCAGGCCATTTCTAATTGAAGGCCATCAAGTCACAATAGGCGTAAGCATCGGAATGGCCGTCCGGCTACCGAACGAGCGGGAATCCGAGAAGTTGCTGCAACGGGCAGACGTCGCCTTGTATGAAAGCAAGCGTCTTGGCCGCAATCGCTTTCACTGGTTCAAAGATGCGATGTTGATCGAGTTGCAACAGCGGCGCGACACAGAGATCGATCTTCGTAAGGCCGTCTTATTGGGCCAATTTGGTGTTGTTTTCCAACCGCAGATGAACTTTCAAGACCAAGACATCACTGGCTTTGAGGCCCTTGTCCGGTGGAACCACCCGCTTCGCGGAGTGATCGCGCCGATTGAATTTATTGAAATTGCGGAAGAAACTGGCCTAATTGTGGAAATTGGGACCTGGGTGCTGGCCGAGGCATGTCAGGCTGCCGCCGGATGGCCAGAGGACATCGCGGTCGCCGTCAATATTTCGCCCGTACAATTTGAAGATGAGGGCTTTATGGTGTCCGTTCAGACGGCTCTACAGAAATCGAAACTTCAGCCGCATCGATTGGAACTGGAGATCACCGAAGCAACGCTCCTCTCAAACGAAGAAGCTGTTTTGGCGCGTATGAATGAACTCCAAGGGCTTGGCATCAAGATATCTCTAGATGACTTTGGCATCGGCTACTCGTCTTTGAATTACCTGCGCAAGTACCCATTCGACAAGGTGAAAATCGACCAATCCTTTGTGCGCGAACCCTTTGCGGACGAGAGTTCCCATCAGATTGTGGAGGCCGTTGCACATCTTGGCTCAGCTCTAGGCATGACGGTACTGGCCGAAGGTGTAGAAACGCACGAGCAAATGGAACGCATCCGATCAAAGGGTTGCGCATCTATTCAAGGCTATCTGGTTGGTCGTCCGATCCCGCTCGACGACATTACATCTTTTCTCACGTCTTTACCGAACGAGATTGGCGGGAGAAAACCTTTGCCCGCAATACAAGGAGACACGACATGA
- a CDS encoding helix-turn-helix transcriptional regulator has translation MRDAMVRIASEFGDGRIKLLFYGFFVHLHGRDRSDTLVCHTAPDKQEIVDAFLSAGGANTDIVASKLEHIVEPYAIDIVAEADRMRQTRDFRLAYIDKMLSYDVKTAWICPINDPWVGGYGVLNQFYTDRFAEPAIAVSQLRAFAHKFHEEARRHRLLSHEIGLRASQIEILAQVAMGKSADDLADKYKVTARAIEKRLEHIRRRLRARNTLEAIYKATIYGVLPSGGHN, from the coding sequence ATGCGCGATGCAATGGTGCGGATCGCTTCAGAATTTGGCGATGGCCGGATCAAACTTCTCTTCTACGGCTTCTTTGTCCACCTCCATGGACGGGATCGCAGCGACACGCTCGTTTGCCATACGGCCCCGGACAAGCAGGAAATCGTCGACGCCTTTCTGTCTGCAGGCGGCGCCAATACCGATATTGTGGCGTCAAAGCTGGAGCATATCGTTGAGCCTTATGCTATCGACATCGTCGCGGAAGCGGACCGCATGCGGCAGACGCGCGACTTTAGGTTGGCCTATATCGACAAGATGCTCAGCTACGATGTGAAGACCGCCTGGATATGTCCCATCAATGATCCCTGGGTTGGGGGATATGGCGTCTTGAATCAGTTCTATACTGACCGGTTCGCCGAGCCTGCTATCGCGGTAAGTCAGCTGAGGGCCTTTGCCCACAAATTCCACGAAGAGGCGAGGCGGCATCGACTTTTGAGCCATGAAATAGGGCTACGTGCATCCCAGATCGAAATTCTGGCACAGGTTGCCATGGGCAAATCGGCGGATGATCTTGCGGACAAATACAAGGTGACTGCGCGGGCAATCGAAAAGAGGCTTGAACACATTCGCCGAAGACTTCGGGCTCGGAATACACTTGAGGCGATCTACAAGGCAACAATCTATGGCGTGCTGCCAAGTGGGGGGCACAACTGA
- a CDS encoding TetR/AcrR family transcriptional regulator — protein sequence MTSHPAATSRLNARDGILDAAERAFSERGFAGASMKSIAQQASVAQGLIHYHFTSKDDLYVAVIERRAVWITEAREELLGAVDLSHPDAVTAIFEAFFRPPLGPEGGGRVFARIFALLAVGDARDQELVKRLYDPSALKFVEALSRAGQGASREDASWGYSMALGLLVGSVGRNGRAERLAGSPQPPSEDAEDLITRLSVHATGGFRALCAMTDDE from the coding sequence ATGACGTCACACCCAGCAGCTACTTCGCGCCTTAATGCGCGGGACGGAATTCTGGATGCAGCGGAGCGTGCGTTCTCGGAGCGCGGGTTTGCCGGGGCGAGTATGAAGTCCATTGCGCAGCAGGCCTCTGTAGCGCAGGGGCTGATCCATTATCATTTCACCTCCAAAGACGATCTCTACGTCGCTGTGATTGAGCGGCGCGCGGTCTGGATCACGGAGGCCCGCGAAGAGCTGCTAGGCGCGGTCGACCTGTCCCATCCCGACGCGGTCACCGCCATTTTTGAAGCGTTTTTCCGCCCTCCGTTGGGACCGGAAGGCGGTGGCCGGGTGTTTGCGCGCATCTTCGCGTTGCTCGCCGTGGGCGATGCCAGGGATCAGGAATTGGTCAAGCGGCTCTACGACCCATCAGCGCTGAAGTTCGTGGAGGCGTTGAGCCGCGCGGGGCAGGGGGCGTCGCGGGAGGATGCGTCCTGGGGCTACTCCATGGCGCTTGGATTGCTTGTCGGCTCCGTGGGCCGCAATGGCAGGGCGGAGCGGTTGGCGGGATCACCCCAACCGCCCTCGGAGGATGCAGAGGATCTGATCACACGGCTGAGCGTCCACGCCACTGGCGGGTTCCGCGCGCTGTGCGCCATGACGGACGACGAATAA